The DNA sequence GCCTATGGCAGGAATAAAGGCGATTTGAGTGGGCGCGACTTCGGACAGGCTCGCGCCGCTGCTGCCCGTTCAAAGGAAGAAAAGGAAGAAGTGACCCGTGAAGTGGCTATTGAAGTGGAGGAAGGTGTTGAAAGGACTACCACTCGAATTGAAGAAGCTCGCCAGCGACTGGAAGAGCGGGTGCAAAATCGCGAGATCTCCCGTGAAGAATATGAGGAGAAGAATCAGCGGATCGAAGAAATTGAAAAGGAGATTGAGCGGATCGAAACGGTCCGTCGAGAGACTGAACGAGTGATTCGCGAGCGGATGCCGGAAAGAGCCCCTGAAAGGGCTCCCGAAACGGCTCCTGAAAGAGCTCCTGAAACAACCCCTGAGAGGCGTTAATACAGGATATTGAAAATAAAACCCCGGGTCGTTAGAACGGTCCGGGGTTTTTAATTCATCAAAGAAAAGCCATGGCAAAGGAATTCTGGGATCAGCGTTATGCTGAAGATGGATTTGTATACGGACATCACCCGAATATTTTTTTCTGTAAAAAACTCGGGAAGCTTGCCCCAGGCAGGTTGTTGCTTCCCGGAGAAGGGGAGGGGCGGAATGCAGTATATGCAGCCAGGCGAGGCTGGGAGGTTGTTGCTTTCGATCAGAGCACCAAGGGTAGGGAGAAAGCCCTGAAGCTGGCTTCCCAGAAAAAGGTAAACATTGAATATCAGGTTTGCAAGACTGATGATTTTGAGGCAGAACAGGAGTCTTTTGATTGCCTGGCCCTTATCTTTGTGCATTTTCATGCCGAGGAAAGAAAGCGGATTCACCAAAAGTTGTTTTCTTATCTAAAACCGGGTGGCACACTGATTATGGAGGTATTTTCGAAAGATCAACTAGGAAGAGAATCGGGCGGACCGCAGCATATTGATTTGCTTTATTTGGAAAAAGATCTGTGTGAAGATTTTCCCAGATTGCAATCTTTTCATATAGAGCAAACAGAAATTGAATTGAAGGAGGGAAGGTACCACGAAGGCAAAGCCTCAGTGATTAGGCTGGTAGGAAAAAAATAAATTGACCGGAACAACGATTGTATTGCTGAATGTTTATTTTTGCAGGCTCAAAACATTCACCCATTCAAAATTTTCTTCTGAATATGAAAAAGCACCTGAGCCTGGTTGTTATCCTATTTGGAATGTTTATTTCTGTATTTGCCCAGGAACCGGAAACGGGCCGCATTGTATTTTACCGTGAGCAAAATTTCCAGGGCTCAGCAGTGTCCATACCGGTTTATGTGAATCATAAGCAGGTAGTGAAGCTTAAGAACAATTCTTACTTTGAATACGACTGCATTCCTGGGGATTATGCATTCAGCCTGAATCGCAAGGGCGAGGCGCCTTTAACCTTGCGGGTAGAGGCAGGGGAGACGTATTATCTTCGCTTAGGGTTCAGGATGAGTTTTTGGAGCAGCGTTCCTGAGATGCTGCTTGTGGAAGGTGCCTCTGCAGTCCCTGCAATCAGCTCCGGGCAGATGCGTCAGATAACCCCTGAAATGCTTAACCTTACTCGTCCTTCCAATAGGATCGGCATTAACCTTGCTGCAGGTTTTGGTTTTAAGAACCATCCATTTTTTGAGATTGAGGGTGGAGGAAAATCAAAGATCAGCTTAGGAGGAGGGGTTGCCATTGGGCTGAAGTATGGCAGGGAGTTCGGCAAGCATTTTGACCTGAGCTCAGAGTTGAATTATCAGTTCAGCAACCTCAGGCCGCCAATTACCAATGGAGACGTTACCTTCTCACGGGGTATTCTTTCGGTTACGCCTTCCTATATTATCCCCATTCGAGAGGGCGATGAGATGCGCGTTAAACTTGGGGCAGGACTCGATTACTACTGGAGTAACCGCCTGAAAATTGAAAGCAGCAGCATACCGGGAGGATTTAATGATATATGGACTTATCAAAATGCCCTTGGACCGCATTTTAATGCCATCCTTGAGATGAACCTCTCTGATAAAGCTTCTTTTATTTATGGCTTAAAGTTCTACCACGTTGGGTATACTTTTAATTCTGCAGAGCGTTTCACTCCTGAGGAAGTTTCTTTTCCAGAACTGAGGGAAACCTCTGGTGCAGGAATGGATATGCTGCTGGGCTTTTTTCTGTATTTCTGATTCAGGAACGGTCCGTCCAGTCTTTTGGAGGACTGCAATAATGTAGGGTAATTTCCTTTAAAAATGCCTAATTTTGCAGGCTTAAATAAAGGAAAAAGGAATGATAGCAGAAGAAAAGATTCAAAAAGCCCTTGTTGCAATCATCAGGGATGAGTTCGGGGTGGAAGCCCCCGCCTCAGCATTGATCCTGCAAAAAACCCGCAAAGAGTTTGAAGGCGATTTTACGCTGGTGGTATTCCCATTGGTAAAAATGGTTAGACGCTCACCTGAGCTGACTGCTGAGATGCTGGGTAAAGCAATTATGGACAGGGTTCCTGAGGTTGGAGCATATAATGTTATCAAGGGATTTCTGAATTTAAGCCTGAGACCGGATTATTGGCTGGATTTCCTGAAGCAACAGATGAACAATGCTTCATATGGGATTACACCCCAGGGAATTGAGCCTCCGGTTGTTGTTGAATATTCTTCGCCCAATACCAATAAGCCGCTTCACCTGGGGCATATCAGGAATAATTTACTTGGTTATTCAGTGGCCAGCATCCTCGAAGCTTCTGGTAAAAAGGTTTACAA is a window from the Bacteroides sp. genome containing:
- a CDS encoding class I SAM-dependent methyltransferase, which gives rise to MAKEFWDQRYAEDGFVYGHHPNIFFCKKLGKLAPGRLLLPGEGEGRNAVYAARRGWEVVAFDQSTKGREKALKLASQKKVNIEYQVCKTDDFEAEQESFDCLALIFVHFHAEERKRIHQKLFSYLKPGGTLIMEVFSKDQLGRESGGPQHIDLLYLEKDLCEDFPRLQSFHIEQTEIELKEGRYHEGKASVIRLVGKK
- a CDS encoding DUF2846 domain-containing protein, with the protein product MKKHLSLVVILFGMFISVFAQEPETGRIVFYREQNFQGSAVSIPVYVNHKQVVKLKNNSYFEYDCIPGDYAFSLNRKGEAPLTLRVEAGETYYLRLGFRMSFWSSVPEMLLVEGASAVPAISSGQMRQITPEMLNLTRPSNRIGINLAAGFGFKNHPFFEIEGGGKSKISLGGGVAIGLKYGREFGKHFDLSSELNYQFSNLRPPITNGDVTFSRGILSVTPSYIIPIREGDEMRVKLGAGLDYYWSNRLKIESSSIPGGFNDIWTYQNALGPHFNAILEMNLSDKASFIYGLKFYHVGYTFNSAERFTPEEVSFPELRETSGAGMDMLLGFFLYF